One stretch of Oncorhynchus clarkii lewisi isolate Uvic-CL-2024 chromosome 1, UVic_Ocla_1.0, whole genome shotgun sequence DNA includes these proteins:
- the LOC139417550 gene encoding cyclin-dependent kinase 1, protein MDDYVKIEKIGEGTYGVVYKGRHKTTGQVVAMKKIRLESEEEGVPSTAVREISLLKELAHPNVVQLLDVLMQESRLYLIFEFLSMDLKKYLDSIPSGQYMDPMLVKSYLYQILEGILFCHCRRVLHRDLKPQNLLIDNKGVIKLADFGLARAFGVPVRVYTHEVVTLWYRAPEVLLGAPRYSTPVDVWSIGTIFAELATKKPLFHGDSEIDQLFRIFRTLGTPNNDIWPEVESLPDYKNTFPKWKSGNLSSMVKNLDKKGIDLLAKTLIYDPPKRISARQAMSHPYFDDLDKTTLPASTVKM, encoded by the exons ATGGACGATTACGTGAAAATAGAGAAAATCGGAGAGG GTACCTATGGGGTTGTGTATAAAGGCAGACACAAGACGACAGGCCAGGTGGTGGCAATGAAGAAGATCCGTCTGGAGAGCGAGGAGGAGGGAGTGCCAAGCACGGCTGTTAGAGAGATCTCTCTTCTCAAAGAGCTAGCGCACCCTAATGTTGTACA GCTTCTAGATGTGCTGATGCAGGAGTCCAGACTGTACCTCATCTTTGAGTTCCTGTCCATGGACCTGAAGAAATACCTAGACTCTATCCCCTCGGGCCAGTACATGGACCCCATGCTTGTGAAG AGCTATCTGTACCAGATCTTGGAAGGCATCCTGTTCTGCCACTGTAGAAGGGTCCTCCACAGAGACCTGAAACCTCAGAACCTGCTGATTGACAACAAGGGAGTGATCAAGCTGGCAGACTTTGGGTTGGCCAGGGCTTTCGGGGTGCCAGTCCGGGTATATACCCACGAG GTTGTGACACTGTGGTACAGGGCTCCTGAGGTGCTGCTGGGGGCCCCACGGTACTCCACCCCTGTGGATGTCTGGAGTATCGGGACCATCTTTGCAGAGTtggctacaaagaaaccactttTCCACGGAGACTCAGAGATAGACCAGCTTTTCAGGATCTTCAG GACCCTTGGTACTCCCAACAATGACATCTGGCCAGAGGTTGAGTCTCTGCCTGACTACAAGAACACGTTCCCCAAGTGGAAGTCTGGGAACCTGTCTTCCATGGTGAAGAACCTGGACAAGAAAGGCATTGATCTGCTCGCT AAAACACTAATCTATGACCCACCCAAAAGGATCTCTGCCAGACAGGCAATGAGCCATCCATACTTTGACGACCTGGACAAAACCACTCTACCTGCCAGCACGGTCAAGATGTAA